In the genome of Candidatus Hydrogenedentota bacterium, the window ACGCCCGCAAAGTAGACGCGCCATCTTGGCGCGTTCTTTGGGCCAACGAAAACCCCAAGAACGCGCCAAGATGGCGCGTCTACTTTTCCGGCCCTCCCGCAGCCCTCACTTCATAGGCAGAATTCCCACCCCCGGGCGGTCTGGGGCTCGCAATGACGTGTATTTCCGCGTCATTGCGGGCGAAGCGAAGCAATCGCTTGTCAGAACGCCCCCATTCTGTCGCATCCCGCAGGTAAACCGGTGTGTTCGGCGATTCGGGGCTGGGATTGCCCGTCCGTGGCCCCGGATTGGGAACCGGATCCGGAAAAATGGTAGAATAACGGGACTTTCCAGTTTTCCGCCGGTCATTTCACCATAAGGAGACGATTTTCATGGCGAGTTACAAGATTGCCCTCATGGGCGGCGACGGCACGGGTCCGGAGGTGCTTGCGGAGGGCGTGAAGGTGATGAACGCGGCCGCGCAGCGGTTCGGGTTCAAGACGGAGACGGCGGATTTCGACTACGGCGGCGAGCGCTACATGCGCACGGGCGAGGTGCTCCCGCCCAACGCGGCGGACGAGCTGCGGAAGTTTGACGCGATCTACCTCGGCGCGATCGGGCACCCGGACGTGAAGCCGGGCATCCTGGAGAAGGGCATCCTGCTGAAGCTGCGCTTCGAGCTGGACCAGTACATCAACCTGCGCCCCGTGAAGCTGCTGCCGGGCGTGGAGACGCCGCTCAAGGACAAGGGCCCGGAGCACATTGACTTCGTGGTGGTCCGCGAGAACACCCAGGACGCGTACACGGGCATGGGCGGCCTCATGCACGAGGGCACGCCGAACGAGGTGGCCACGCAGACGGCGGTCTACACGCGCTTCGGCGTGGACCGCGCCCTGCGCTACGCCTTCGAGTGCGCCCGCAAGCGCAACAAGAACAAGACGCTGACGCTGTGCGGCAAGACGAACGTGCTGACGCACATCTACGGCCTGTGGGAGCGCGCCTTCCACGAGATGGGCGAGAAGGAGTTCCCGG includes:
- a CDS encoding 3-isopropylmalate dehydrogenase, giving the protein MASYKIALMGGDGTGPEVLAEGVKVMNAAAQRFGFKTETADFDYGGERYMRTGEVLPPNAADELRKFDAIYLGAIGHPDVKPGILEKGILLKLRFELDQYINLRPVKLLPGVETPLKDKGPEHIDFVVVRENTQDAYTGMGGLMHEGTPNEVATQTAVYTRFGVDRALRYAFECARKRNKNKTLTLCGKTNVLTHIYGLWERAFHEMGEKEFPDIKREYAHVDATTMWFVKNPEWFDVLVTGNLFGDIITDLGAMIQGGMGIAAGGNINPEGVSMFEPIGGSAPKYTGMNVINPMAAILAGQMMLDHLGETEAALAIEKGVVDLLTSGQLKGLSVKEIKESGLSTSKIGDIVAENVAKG